GTTCCTGCGCATCGACCGCTTGGCCGTGGAGTTGCCGCGACCGAAGGAGGCGGACCCGAACGCCGCCGCGGCGGTGCAGGAGCTGCTGGGCGGGCGCTTCGGCGAGATGTCGACGCTGATGAACTACACCTACCAGTCCTTCAACTTCCGCGGGCGGGAGAAGCTGCGGCCCTACTACGACCTGCTGGTCAACATCGCCACGGAGGAGCTGGGGCACATCGAGCTGGTGGCGGCGACCATCAACCTGCTGCTGGAGGGGAGCACGCGGCCGGGTGCGCCGGAGACGGCGCCGCTGGCGGTGGCGAAGGACCTGCGCAACACCCACCACTTCATCGCCACGGGACAGGCGGCGCTGGTGGGCAACTCCATGGGCGCGCCCTGGAGCGGCGACTACGTGTTCTCCAGCGGTAACCTGGTGCTGGACCTCTTGCACAACTTCTTCCTGGAGTGCGGGGCGCGGCTGCAGAAGATCCGGGTCTACGAGATGACGACGAACCCGGTGGCGCGGGAGATGATCGGCTATCTGCTGGTGCGGGGCGGCGTGCACGTGCTGGCGTACGCGCGGGCGCTGGAGACGCTGACGGGGGTCGAGGTGGCGCGGATGCTGCCGATCCCGGACATCGACAACAGCAAGTTCCCCGAGGCGCGCAAGTTCGAGGCGATGGGGATCCACCGCAAGCTGTACCGGCTGAGCCCGGACGACTT
The sequence above is drawn from the Thermaerobacter sp. FW80 genome and encodes:
- a CDS encoding manganese catalase family protein, whose protein sequence is MFLRIDRLAVELPRPKEADPNAAAAVQELLGGRFGEMSTLMNYTYQSFNFRGREKLRPYYDLLVNIATEELGHIELVAATINLLLEGSTRPGAPETAPLAVAKDLRNTHHFIATGQAALVGNSMGAPWSGDYVFSSGNLVLDLLHNFFLECGARLQKIRVYEMTTNPVAREMIGYLLVRGGVHVLAYARALETLTGVEVARMLPIPDIDNSKFPEARKFEAMGIHRKLYRLSPDDFREVARIWKGTAPDGGQLEVVDGAPEGGPVPELAEVPESFVPGIDPGELQELARKLASA